In one Lycium barbarum isolate Lr01 chromosome 7, ASM1917538v2, whole genome shotgun sequence genomic region, the following are encoded:
- the LOC132604129 gene encoding uncharacterized protein LOC132604129 isoform X1: MFRRKTHSHCDQEAGEDQPHKVKELRTSLAPLSGRSLQYCNDACLRRYLEARNWNVDKSKKMLEDSLKWRSSFKPEEIRWHEVAVEGETGKAFRANFRDRDGRTVLILRPGMQNTTLLDNQMRHLVYLIENAILNLPQGQEQMSWLIDFTGWSLTNNVPIKSARETVNILQNHYPERLAIAFLYNPPRIFEAFWKIVKYFLDPKTMQKVKFVYTKNKDSVELMRSYFDMDNLPTEFGGKANLKYDHEEFSRQMAQDDVKVAKFWSFDKHHTETNGYSAAEATPKPECLAQPVIV, encoded by the exons ATGTTCCGCCGCAAGACCCATTCCCATTGTGATCAGGAGGCAGGTGAGGATCAACCGCACAAG GTTAAGGAGCTTAGGACTTCCTTGGCGCCACTATCAGGACGCAGCTTACAGTACTGCAATGATGCATGTTTAAGGAGATACCTCGAAGCGCGAAACTGGAACGTTGATAAATCAAAGAAGATGTTGGAAGACTCCTTAAAATGGAGGTCAAGTTTCAAGCCTGAAGAGATCCGTTGG CATGAAGTTGCAGTTGAAGGTGAGACCGGGAAGGCTTTTAGAGCAAATTTCCGTGACCGCGATGGCAGGACTGTTCTTATCTTGAGACCAGGAATGCAG AACACGACATTACTAGACAACCAGATGAGGCATTTGGTGTATCTGATAGAGAATGCAATTCTTAATCTTCCACAAGGCCAAGAGCAAATGTCATGGTTGATAGACTTCACAGGATGGTCTTTAACCAATAATGTTCCCATCAAATCTGCTCGTGAGACAGTCAATATTTTGCAGAATCACTATCCTGAAAGACTTGCTATAGCATTTCTGTACAACCCTCCGCGAATTTTTGAAGCATTTTGGAAG ATAGTCAAATATTTTCTGGACCCCAAAACAATGCAGAAGGTCAAATTTGTTTATACAAAGAACAAGGACAGTGTAGAACTGATGAGGTCATACTTTGACATGGATAATTTACCAACTGAATTTGGAGGAAAAGCAAATTTAAAATATGATCATGAGGAATTCTCAAGGCAAATGGCTCAAGATGATGTGAAAGTTGCCAAGTTTTGGAGTTTTGACAAACACCACACTGAAACTAATGGCTATTCTGCAGCAGAAGCTACTCCAAAGCCTGAATGTCTTGCTCAACCAGTCATAGTATAG
- the LOC132604129 gene encoding phosphatidylinositol transfer protein PDR16-like isoform X2: protein MLEDSLKWRSSFKPEEIRWHEVAVEGETGKAFRANFRDRDGRTVLILRPGMQNTTLLDNQMRHLVYLIENAILNLPQGQEQMSWLIDFTGWSLTNNVPIKSARETVNILQNHYPERLAIAFLYNPPRIFEAFWKIVKYFLDPKTMQKVKFVYTKNKDSVELMRSYFDMDNLPTEFGGKANLKYDHEEFSRQMAQDDVKVAKFWSFDKHHTETNGYSAAEATPKPECLAQPVIV, encoded by the exons ATGTTGGAAGACTCCTTAAAATGGAGGTCAAGTTTCAAGCCTGAAGAGATCCGTTGG CATGAAGTTGCAGTTGAAGGTGAGACCGGGAAGGCTTTTAGAGCAAATTTCCGTGACCGCGATGGCAGGACTGTTCTTATCTTGAGACCAGGAATGCAG AACACGACATTACTAGACAACCAGATGAGGCATTTGGTGTATCTGATAGAGAATGCAATTCTTAATCTTCCACAAGGCCAAGAGCAAATGTCATGGTTGATAGACTTCACAGGATGGTCTTTAACCAATAATGTTCCCATCAAATCTGCTCGTGAGACAGTCAATATTTTGCAGAATCACTATCCTGAAAGACTTGCTATAGCATTTCTGTACAACCCTCCGCGAATTTTTGAAGCATTTTGGAAG ATAGTCAAATATTTTCTGGACCCCAAAACAATGCAGAAGGTCAAATTTGTTTATACAAAGAACAAGGACAGTGTAGAACTGATGAGGTCATACTTTGACATGGATAATTTACCAACTGAATTTGGAGGAAAAGCAAATTTAAAATATGATCATGAGGAATTCTCAAGGCAAATGGCTCAAGATGATGTGAAAGTTGCCAAGTTTTGGAGTTTTGACAAACACCACACTGAAACTAATGGCTATTCTGCAGCAGAAGCTACTCCAAAGCCTGAATGTCTTGCTCAACCAGTCATAGTATAG